Proteins from one Xiphophorus hellerii strain 12219 chromosome 8, Xiphophorus_hellerii-4.1, whole genome shotgun sequence genomic window:
- the LOC116724507 gene encoding NLR family CARD domain-containing protein 3-like — MMFPLSIILFQLLEDNIVTFVKKELKKIQKVLSSDYPECSESQRDDDEVLGGDDEEQRRSSREAVMKITLNILRRMKQEELADHLQSRHFAAVCQHQLKSGLKKKFQSVFEGIAKAGSPTLLNQIYTELYITEGGTGAVNDEHEVRQIEIASRKTDRPETTIRQEDIFKVPPGRDQPIRTVMTKGVAGIGKTVLTQKFTLDWAEDKAHQNIQFIFPFTFRELNVLKEKKFSLVELVHYFFSETKEICSFEHFQVLFIFDGLDESRLPLDFLNKEILTDATESTSVDVLLTNLIGGKLLPSALLWITTRPAAANQIPPQCVGMVTEVRGFNDPQKEEYFRKRFRDEEQASRIISHMKTSRSLHIMCHIPVFCWITATVLEDVLETGEGGKLPRTLTDMYIHFLVVQTKVKKVKYDGGAETDPHWSPESRKMIESLGKLAFDQLQKGNLIFYESDLTECGINIRAASVYSGVFTQIFKEERGLYQDKVFCFIHLSVQEFLAALHAHRTFINSGSDVMNETQRSKKSSLFNKPKLKSLHHRAVDQALQSPNGHLDLFLRFLLGLSLQTNQRLLQGLLTKTESSSQTNQKTVQFIKKKISKNVSAEKSINLFHCLNELNDRSVVEEIQQSLSSGSLSTDKLSPAQWSALGFILVSSGKDLDVFDLKKYSASEEVLLRLLPGVKASNKAL; from the exons ATGATGTTTCCTTTATCTATTATTctgttccagctgctggaggacaatattgtcacttttgtgaagaaagaactgaagaagatCCAGAAAGTTCTGAGTTCAGATTACCCAGAATGttcagagagtcagagagatgatgatgaggtgttgggaggtgatgatgaagaacagaggaggagcagcagagaggcagtgatgaagatcacactgaacaTCCTAAGGAGaatgaagcaggaggagctggctgaccatctgcagagca GACATTTcgctgcagtttgtcaacatcaacttaaatctggtctgaagaagaagttccagtctgtgtttgaggggattgctaaagcaggaagtccaacccttctgaaccagatctacacagagctctacatcacagagggagggactggagcggtcaatgatgaacatgaggtcagacagattgaaataGCATCCAGGAAAACagacagaccagaaacaacaatcagacaagaagacatctttaaagtcccacctggaagagatcaaccaatcagaacagtaatgacaaagggagtggctggcattgggaaaacagtcctaacacagaagttcactctggactgggctgaagacaaagcccaccagaacatccagttcatatttccattcacgttcagagagctgaatgtgctgaaggagaaaaagttcagcttggtggaacttgttcattatttctttagtgaaaccaaagaaatctgcagctttgaacacttccaggttctgttcatctttgatggcctggatgagagtcgacttcctctggacttcctcaacaaggagatcctgactgatgctacagagtccacctcagtggacgttctgctgacaaacctcatcggggggaaactgcttccctctgctctcctctggataaccacacgacctgcagcagccaatcagatccctcctcagtgtgttggcatggtaacagaggtcagaggtttcaatgacccacagaaggaggagtacttcaggaagagattcagagatgaggagcaggccagcaggatcatctcccacatgaagacatcacgaagcctccacatcatgtgccacatcccagtcttctgctggatcactgctacagttctggaggatgtgttggagaccGGAGAGGGAGGAAAGCTGCCCAGAACCCTGACTGATATGTACATCCACTTTctggtggttcagaccaaagtgaagaaggtcaagtatgatggaggagctgaaacagatccacactggagtccagagagcaggaagatgattgagtctctgggaaaactggcttttgatcagctgcagaaaggaaacctgatcttctatgaatcagacctgacagagtgtggcatcaatatcagagcagcctcagtgtactcaggagtgttcacacagatctttaaagaggagagagggctgtaccaggacaaggtgttctgcttcatccatctgagtgttcaggagtttctggctgctcttcatgctCATCGAACCTTTATCAACTCTGGTTCTGACGTGATGAATGAAACACAAAGATCTAAGAAGTCTTCATTATTTAATAAACCTAAACTAAAGTCTCTCCATCACagagctgttgaccaggccttacaaagtccaaatggacacctggacttgttcctccgcttcctcctgggactttcactgcagactaatcagagactcctacaaggtctgctgacaaagacagaaagtagctcacagaccaatcagaaaacagttcagttcatcaagaaaaaaatcagcaaaaatgtgtctgcagagaaaagcatcaatctgttccactgtctgaatgaactgaatgatcgttctgtagtggaggagatccaacagtctctgagttcaggaagtctctccacagataaactgtctcctgctcagtggtcagctctgggtttcatcttagtgtcatcaggaaaagatctggatgtgtttgacctgaagaaatactctgcttcagaggaggttcttctgaggctgctgccaggggttaaagcctccaacaaagctctgtaa